A genome region from Poecile atricapillus isolate bPoeAtr1 chromosome 34, bPoeAtr1.hap1, whole genome shotgun sequence includes the following:
- the LOC131590617 gene encoding RNA polymerase-associated protein LEO1-like isoform X3, translating into MPRPRPAERYRQRWRRLRRAARALVLENGALCDEVARLEAKWLRARGQRRFLLGRLLGHRARAAGEAVKRPRRARTAPARGRGGGAAVSGQWSAGSKDDQWSSGSKNDQWSSGSKSDQWSSGSKSDQWSAGGRAGSKDDQWSEGLKSDQWSSGSKNDQWSSGGRSGSKSDQWSSESKSDQWSSGSKSDQWSSGSKSDQWSSGGRSGLKDDQWSTGSKSDQWSSGSKSDQWSSGSKSDQWSSGSKSDQWSSGGRVAPKDDQRSAGGRAAVTKDDQWSSGSRATSGGLRPLQEPRPARDDRKANAEGSGRRRGREEEEEEEDDREEDEDDREEDEDDREEDEDDHEEDEDDHEEDEEEEEEEEGAALAFGYSDLFLGSPAGSDE; encoded by the exons ATGCCGCGGCCGCGTCCGGCCGAGCGTTACCGGCAGCGCTGGCGCCGGCTGCGCCGCGCGGCGCGGGCGCTGGTGCTGGAGAACGGCGCCCTCTGCGACGAGGTCGCCCGGCTGGAGGCCAAGTGGCTGCGAGCCCGCGGCCAGCGGCGATTCCTGCTCGGACGCCTGCTCGGACACCGCGCCCGAGCGGCCGGAGAGGCGGTCAAGCGGCCGAGGAGAGCCCGGACGGCTCCGGccagggggagggggggtgggGCAGCGGTCAGTGGTCAATGGTCGGCGGGGTCCAAGGATGACCAGTGGTCATCGGGGTCCAAAAATGACCAGTGGTCATCTGGGTCCAAGAGTGACCAGTGGTCATCTGGGTCCAAGAGTGACCAGTGGTCAgctggaggaagagctggaagcAAGGATGACCAGTGGTCAGAGGGGTTGAAGAGTGACCAGTGGTCATCTGGGTCCAAAAATGACCAGTGGTCATCTGGAGGAAGATCTGGATCCAAGAGTGACCAGTGGTCATCTGAGTCAAAGAGTGACCAGTGGTCATCTGGCTCCAAGAGTGACCAGTGGTCATCTGGCTCCAAAAGTGACCAGTGGTCATCTGGAGGAAGATCTGGATTGAAGGATGACCAGTGGTCAACTG GCTCCAAGAGTGACCAGTGGTCATCGGGCTCCAAGAGTGACCAGTGGTCATCGGGCTCCAAGAGTGACCAGTGGTCATCGGGCTCCAAGAGTGACCAGTGGTCATCTGGAGGAAGAGTGGCCCCCAAGGACGACCAGCGgtcagcaggaggaagagcagcgGTCACCAAGGATGACCAGTGGTCATCTGGCTCCAGAGCGACGTCCGGCGGGCTCCGGCCGCTCCAGGAGCCCCGTCCGGCCCGAGATGACCGCAAGGCCAACGCCGAGGGCTCGGGACGGCGGCGCGGccgcgaggaggaggaggaggaggaagatgaccGCGAGGAGGACGAGGATGACCGCGAGGAGGACGAAGATGACCGCGAGGAGGACGAGGATGACCACGAGGAGGACGAGGATGACCacgaggaggacgaggaggaggaggaggaggaggaaggggccGCTCTGGCCTTTGGCTACTCCGACCTTTTCCTGGGTAGCCCTGCGGGCTCGGACGAGTGA
- the LOC131590617 gene encoding fibrinogen alpha-1 chain-like isoform X2, translating into MPRPRPAERYRQRWRRLRRAARALVLENGALCDEVARLEAKWLRARGQRRFLLGRLLGHRARAAGEAVKRPRRARTAPARGRGGGAAVSGQWSAGSKDDQWSSGSKNDQWSSGSKSDQWSSGSKSDQWSAGGRAGSKDDQWSEGLKSDQWSSGSKNDQWSSGSKSDQWSSGSKSDQWSSGGRSGLKDDQWSTGGRPVGSKDDQWSSGSKSDQWSSGSKSDQWSSGSKSDQWSSGSKSDQWSSGSKSDQWSSGGRVAPKDDQRSAGGRAAVTKDDQWSSGSRATSGGLRPLQEPRPARDDRKANAEGSGRRRGREEEEEEEDDREEDEDDREEDEDDREEDEDDHEEDEDDHEEDEEEEEEEEGAALAFGYSDLFLGSPAGSDE; encoded by the exons ATGCCGCGGCCGCGTCCGGCCGAGCGTTACCGGCAGCGCTGGCGCCGGCTGCGCCGCGCGGCGCGGGCGCTGGTGCTGGAGAACGGCGCCCTCTGCGACGAGGTCGCCCGGCTGGAGGCCAAGTGGCTGCGAGCCCGCGGCCAGCGGCGATTCCTGCTCGGACGCCTGCTCGGACACCGCGCCCGAGCGGCCGGAGAGGCGGTCAAGCGGCCGAGGAGAGCCCGGACGGCTCCGGccagggggagggggggtgggGCAGCGGTCAGTGGTCAATGGTCGGCGGGGTCCAAGGATGACCAGTGGTCATCGGGGTCCAAAAATGACCAGTGGTCATCTGGGTCCAAGAGTGACCAGTGGTCATCTGGGTCCAAGAGTGACCAGTGGTCAgctggaggaagagctggaagcAAGGATGACCAGTGGTCAGAGGGGTTGAAGAGTGACCAGTGGTCATCTGGGTCCAAAAATGACCAGTGGTCATCTGG CTCCAAGAGTGACCAGTGGTCATCTGGCTCCAAAAGTGACCAGTGGTCATCTGGAGGAAGATCTGGATTGAAGGATGACCAGTGGTCAACTGGTGGAAGACCAGTAGGGTCCAAGGATGACCAGTGGTCATCGGGCTCCAAGAGTGACCAGTGGTCATCAGGCTCCAAGAGTGACCAGTGGTCATCGGGCTCCAAGAGTGACCAGTGGTCATCGGGCTCCAAGAGTGACCAGTGGTCATCGGGCTCCAAGAGTGACCAGTGGTCATCTGGAGGAAGAGTGGCCCCCAAGGACGACCAGCGgtcagcaggaggaagagcagcgGTCACCAAGGATGACCAGTGGTCATCTGGCTCCAGAGCGACGTCCGGCGGGCTCCGGCCGCTCCAGGAGCCCCGTCCGGCCCGAGATGACCGCAAGGCCAACGCCGAGGGCTCGGGACGGCGGCGCGGccgcgaggaggaggaggaggaggaagatgaccGCGAGGAGGACGAGGATGACCGCGAGGAGGACGAAGATGACCGCGAGGAGGACGAGGATGACCACGAGGAGGACGAGGATGACCacgaggaggacgaggaggaggaggaggaggaggaaggggccGCTCTGGCCTTTGGCTACTCCGACCTTTTCCTGGGTAGCCCTGCGGGCTCGGACGAGTGA
- the LOC131590617 gene encoding uncharacterized transmembrane protein DDB_G0289901-like isoform X1 encodes MPRPRPAERYRQRWRRLRRAARALVLENGALCDEVARLEAKWLRARGQRRFLLGRLLGHRARAAGEAVKRPRRARTAPARGRGGGAAVSGQWSAGSKDDQWSSGSKNDQWSSGSKSDQWSSGSKSDQWSAGGRAGSKDDQWSEGLKSDQWSSGSKNDQWSSGGRSGSKSDQWSSESKSDQWSSGSKSDQWSSGSKSDQWSSGGRSGLKDDQWSTGGRPVGSKDDQWSSGSKSDQWSSGSKSDQWSSGSKSDQWSSGSKMAPKDDQRSAGGRAAVTKDDQWSSGSRATSGGLRPLQEPRPARDDRKANAEGSGRRRGREEEEEEEDDREEDEDDREEDEDDREEDEDDHEEDEDDHEEDEEEEEEEEGAALAFGYSDLFLGSPAGSDE; translated from the exons ATGCCGCGGCCGCGTCCGGCCGAGCGTTACCGGCAGCGCTGGCGCCGGCTGCGCCGCGCGGCGCGGGCGCTGGTGCTGGAGAACGGCGCCCTCTGCGACGAGGTCGCCCGGCTGGAGGCCAAGTGGCTGCGAGCCCGCGGCCAGCGGCGATTCCTGCTCGGACGCCTGCTCGGACACCGCGCCCGAGCGGCCGGAGAGGCGGTCAAGCGGCCGAGGAGAGCCCGGACGGCTCCGGccagggggagggggggtgggGCAGCGGTCAGTGGTCAATGGTCGGCGGGGTCCAAGGATGACCAGTGGTCATCGGGGTCCAAAAATGACCAGTGGTCATCTGGGTCCAAGAGTGACCAGTGGTCATCTGGGTCCAAGAGTGACCAGTGGTCAgctggaggaagagctggaagcAAGGATGACCAGTGGTCAGAGGGGTTGAAGAGTGACCAGTGGTCATCTGGGTCCAAAAATGACCAGTGGTCATCTGGAGGAAGATCTGGATCCAAGAGTGACCAGTGGTCATCTGAGTCAAAGAGTGACCAGTGGTCATCTGGCTCCAAGAGTGACCAGTGGTCATCTGGCTCCAAAAGTGACCAGTGGTCATCTGGAGGAAGATCTGGATTGAAGGATGACCAGTGGTCAACTGGTGGAAGACCAGTAGGGTCCAAGGATGACCAGTGGTCATCGGGCTCCAAGAGTGACCAGTGGTCATCAGGCTCCAAGAGTGACCAGTGGTCATCGGGCTCCAAGAGTGACCAGTGGTCATCGGGCTCCAAGA TGGCCCCCAAGGACGACCAGCGgtcagcaggaggaagagcagcgGTCACCAAGGATGACCAGTGGTCATCTGGCTCCAGAGCGACGTCCGGCGGGCTCCGGCCGCTCCAGGAGCCCCGTCCGGCCCGAGATGACCGCAAGGCCAACGCCGAGGGCTCGGGACGGCGGCGCGGccgcgaggaggaggaggaggaggaagatgaccGCGAGGAGGACGAGGATGACCGCGAGGAGGACGAAGATGACCGCGAGGAGGACGAGGATGACCACGAGGAGGACGAGGATGACCacgaggaggacgaggaggaggaggaggaggaggaaggggccGCTCTGGCCTTTGGCTACTCCGACCTTTTCCTGGGTAGCCCTGCGGGCTCGGACGAGTGA
- the LOC131590697 gene encoding uncharacterized protein LOC131590697, whose protein sequence is MGGFGPPRRPERLRTGNHHRGDFRWCSLISVPPALTSGPTRFVPTPVSPKIAVFCPKIAVFYPKIAAFRPKTSGGRGRGNLRENFQPKLRFFLSIFPDFPRFFLKREPRDSGGENLGQIWGILGKFGKIWGFWGKFEEIWGFFGNLGQFGEFWVDLGKIWGNLGKFGEFWEILRKFGAIWAKFGEIWEILGNLGTIWENLGKFGSIWANLGRFVPICVNLGQFGSICANFGHFELDLGHFVPICANLGQFVPILVNLGSICANLGQFELNLSQFWLNLYQFGSIWVDLCQFGSICANLGQFELNLGQFELNLSQFWVNLCRFWSI, encoded by the exons ATGGGAGGGTTTGGTCCTCCAAGGAGGCCAGAGCGGCTCCGGACCGGAAATCACCATCGAG GCGACTTCCGGTGGTGTTCCCTCATTTCCGTTCCCCCCGCGCTCACTTCCGGTCCCACCCGCTTCGTTCCGACCCCGGTGAGTCCAAAAATCGCCgttttttgccccaaaatcgccgttttttaccccaaaatcgCCGCTTTTCGCCCCAAAACCagcggggggagggggaggggaaaccTCCGTGAGAATTTCCAGCCAAAATTGcggttttttctttccatttttcccgattttccccgatttttccTCAAAAGGGAACCCCGGGATTCGGGCGGGGAGAATTTGGGgcaaatttggggaattttgggaaaatttgggaaaatttggggattttgggggaaatttgaggaaatttggggtttttttggaaatttggggcaatttggggaattttgggtcgatttgggcaaaatttggggcaatttggggaaatttggggaattttgggaaattttgaggaaatttgGGGCAATTTGGGcgaaatttggggaaatttgggaaattttgggaaatttagggacaatttgggaaaatttggggaaatttgggtcaATTTGGGCCAATTTGGGTCGATTTGTGCCAATTTGTGTCAATTTGGGTCAATTTGGGTCAATTTGTGCCAATTTTGGTCACTTTGAGCTCGATTTGGGTCATTTTGTGCCAATTTGTGCCAATTTGGGTCAATTTGTGCCAATTTTGGTCAATTTGGGCTCAATTTGTGCCAATTTGGGTCAATTTGAGCTCAATTTGagtcaattttgg CTCAATTTGTACCAATTTGGGTCAATTTGGGTCGATTTGTGCCAATTTGGGTCAATTTGTGCCAATTTGGGTCAATTTGAGCTCAATTTGGGTCAATTTGAGCTCAATTTGagtcaattttgggtcaatttgtGCCGATTTTGGTCAATTTGA